In one Apium graveolens cultivar Ventura unplaced genomic scaffold, ASM990537v1 ctg4220, whole genome shotgun sequence genomic region, the following are encoded:
- the LOC141701629 gene encoding uncharacterized protein LOC141701629 isoform X2: MATGLKRDPIVILRIDGEDLLEFVKNPSYEPEMICIFSEIASPELSVHEHIVKAFEKLKVEQGMPPASDSWVISNVLDPVLQNCPVNGEPIVSQETFLVEFKRVAESVALHLREQPVIVAHSESTFDGSGIKRLLSNKFELDKILDSAMKSVPKDRSGKISKEYLRVVLDVLAPSAGLPPIGAIDQMDTIVADALKMMDAEDGKIIKEEEFKKLVVEVLGSIMLQLEGNPVSVSTNSVVHEPLTSASTLLQPSS, translated from the exons ATGGCTACTGGTTTGAAGCGTGATCCAATTGTAATATTACGGATAGATGGAGAGGATTTGCTTGAGTTTGTTAAGAACCCTAGTTATGAACCGGAGATGATTTGCATTTTTTCTGAGATAGCTTCTCCTGAACTATCAGTGCATGAACATATTGTAAAGGCGTTTGAGAAACTTAAAGTTGAACAAGGGATGCCTCCTGCTTCAGACTCTTGG GTTATAAGTAATGTACTTGATCCAGTTCTGCAAAACTGTCCTGTTAATGGTGAGCCAATTGTTAGTCAGGAAACCTTTCTGGTAGAGTTTAAGAGGGTAGCGGAGAGTGTGGCTCTGCATCTAAGGGAACAACCGGTGATTGTTGCTCACAGCGAGAGCACATTCGATGGAAGTGGCATTAAGAGACTGTTATCTAATAAATTTGAACTAGACAAG ATACTTGATTCAGCAATGAAATCTGTTCCAAAGGATCGGAGTGGGAAAATATCAAAAGAATATCTTCGTGTTGTACTCGACGTCCTGGCTCCATCTGCTGGTTTGCCACCAATAGGTGCAATTGATCAG ATGGACACGATTGTCGCAGACGCCCTAAAGATGATGGATGCAGAAGATGGGAAGATTATTAAAGAGGAAGAGTTCAAGAAACTAGTGGTAGAAGTACTGGGGAGCATAATGCTGCAGCTAGAGGGAAATCCGGTTTCCGTATCTACAAACTCAGTTGTGCATGAGCCATTGACCTCTGCCTCTACACTGTTACAGCCGTCTTCTTAA
- the LOC141701629 gene encoding uncharacterized protein LOC141701629 isoform X1 produces the protein MMEGMKKSEQVMDGSDIIELVENDKVFSNYVDHKFEELDADCDGKLSLKELQPAVADLGAALGLPAQGSSPNSDHIYSEVLKEFTHGNEENVSKPVFKEVLSDIFLGMATGLKRDPIVILRIDGEDLLEFVKNPSYEPEMICIFSEIASPELSVHEHIVKAFEKLKVEQGMPPASDSWVISNVLDPVLQNCPVNGEPIVSQETFLVEFKRVAESVALHLREQPVIVAHSESTFDGSGIKRLLSNKFELDKILDSAMKSVPKDRSGKISKEYLRVVLDVLAPSAGLPPIGAIDQMDTIVADALKMMDAEDGKIIKEEEFKKLVVEVLGSIMLQLEGNPVSVSTNSVVHEPLTSASTLLQPSS, from the exons ATGATGGAAGGGATGAAGAAAAGTGAACAAGTGATGGACGGTTCAGATATAATAGAGTTGGTTGAGAATGATAAAGTGTTTAGTAATTATGTGGATCATAAGTTTGAGGAACTTGATGCAGATTGTGATGGTAAGCTCTCTTTGAAGGAGTTACAACCTGCTGTTGCTGATCTTGGTGCTGCTCTTGGTTTGCCTGCACAGGGCTCTTCTCCTAATTCTGATCATATTTATTCCGAG GTTCTAAAGGAATTCACTCATGGAAATGAAGAAAATGTAAGCAAACCTGTGTTTAAAGAAGTCTTATCAGATATTTTTCTAGGCATGGCTACTGGTTTGAAGCGTGATCCAATTGTAATATTACGGATAGATGGAGAGGATTTGCTTGAGTTTGTTAAGAACCCTAGTTATGAACCGGAGATGATTTGCATTTTTTCTGAGATAGCTTCTCCTGAACTATCAGTGCATGAACATATTGTAAAGGCGTTTGAGAAACTTAAAGTTGAACAAGGGATGCCTCCTGCTTCAGACTCTTGG GTTATAAGTAATGTACTTGATCCAGTTCTGCAAAACTGTCCTGTTAATGGTGAGCCAATTGTTAGTCAGGAAACCTTTCTGGTAGAGTTTAAGAGGGTAGCGGAGAGTGTGGCTCTGCATCTAAGGGAACAACCGGTGATTGTTGCTCACAGCGAGAGCACATTCGATGGAAGTGGCATTAAGAGACTGTTATCTAATAAATTTGAACTAGACAAG ATACTTGATTCAGCAATGAAATCTGTTCCAAAGGATCGGAGTGGGAAAATATCAAAAGAATATCTTCGTGTTGTACTCGACGTCCTGGCTCCATCTGCTGGTTTGCCACCAATAGGTGCAATTGATCAG ATGGACACGATTGTCGCAGACGCCCTAAAGATGATGGATGCAGAAGATGGGAAGATTATTAAAGAGGAAGAGTTCAAGAAACTAGTGGTAGAAGTACTGGGGAGCATAATGCTGCAGCTAGAGGGAAATCCGGTTTCCGTATCTACAAACTCAGTTGTGCATGAGCCATTGACCTCTGCCTCTACACTGTTACAGCCGTCTTCTTAA